One Mercurialis annua linkage group LG3, ddMerAnnu1.2, whole genome shotgun sequence DNA window includes the following coding sequences:
- the LOC126674582 gene encoding E3 ubiquitin-protein ligase RGLG2-like, whose amino-acid sequence MGLNSSKDRSLSSNSSLRSTSSSSWDSQHPYAQPYYTQDSYNYSYPPPQQQPYPVEHSYAPSQQQPYPVEQSYAPAQQHHSSGERRQLDRRYSRIADDYKSLDQVTEALARAGLESSNLIVGIDFTKSNEWTGAKSYNRRSLHHIGDGLNPYEQAISIIGKTLAAFDEDNLIPCYGFGDASTHDQDVFSFYPDDRFCNGFEEVLSRYREIVPNLRLAGPTSFAPVIEMACSIVEQTGGQYHVLLIIADGQVTRSVNTESGQLSTQEQKTVEAIVKASKLPLSIVLVGVGDGPWDTMKEFDDNIPAREFDNFQFVNFTEIMSKRTDTARKETEFALAALMEIPSQYKATIEHNLLGRRRGNVPERVSLPPPLYGFNSSKHSHSSSFKPSVPSYPVVSAPASSAPTSSVPTAPTSVDDNQLCPICLSNTKDMAFNCGHQTCCECGESLETCPICRSSIQMRIKLY is encoded by the exons ATGGGGCTCAATAGTTCAAAGGATAGGAGTTTGAGCTCTAATTCTTCCCTGCGTTCAACTTCTTCTTCGTCATGGGATTCACAGCACCCCTACGCTCAGCCTTACTATACCCAAGATAGTTACAACTACAGCTATCCACCTCCGCAGCAGCAGCCCTACCCGGTTGAACACTCGTATGCGCCGTCACAGCAGCAGCCATACCCGGTTGAACAGTCTTATGCGCCGGCACAGCAGCACCACTCTAGTGGTGAAAGAAGGCAGCTTGATAGGAGGTATTCAAGAATTGCTGATGATTATAAATCTTTGGACCAG GTGACGGAAGCTCTTGCACGTGCTGGTCTCGAGTCCTCTAATCTTATTGTTGGTATTGATTTCACAAAGAGCAATGAGTGGACag GTGCAAAGTCATATAATAGACGGAGCCTGCACCACATTGGAGATGGTTTGAATCCTTATGAGCAAGCGATTTCCATTATCGGGAAAACTTTAGCTGCTTTTGATGAGGATAACTTGATTCCCTGTTATGGATTTGGAGATG CATCCACACATGATCAGGATGTCTTCAGCTTCTACCCAGATGATAGATTTTGTAATGGATTTGAAGAAGTCTTAAGTCGCTATAGAGAAATTGTGCCCAATCTACGACTTGCAG GGCCAACGTCCTTTGCACCTGTCATTGAAATGGCATGTAGCATTGTTGAGCAGACTGGTGGCCAGTACcatgttttattaataattgCAGATGGGCAG GTCACCAGAAGTGTTAATACAGAGAGTGGCCAGCTAAGTACTCAGGAGCAGAAGACAGTTGAAGCCATTGTAAAGGCTAG CAAGCTTCCCTTATCGATAGTATTAGTTGGGGTTGGAGATGGACCATGGGACACCATGAAAGAGTTTGATGATAACATACCTGCTCGAGAGTTTGATAACTTCCAG TTTGTGAATTTTACAGAAATTATGTCAAAGCGGACGGACACAGCCCGTAAGGAAACAGAATTTGCTCTTGCTGCTCTGATGGAAATTCCTTCACAGTATAAGGCAACAATAGAGCATAATTTATTAGG TCGTCGCAGAGGGAATGTTCCTGAGAGGGTTTCACTTCCGCCACCATTATATGGTTTCAACAGCTCGAAACATTCCCATTCCAGTAGCTTTAAGCCAAGTGTGCCTTCTTATCCAGTTGTCAGTGCACCCGCCAGTTCAGCTCCAACGAGTTCAGTTCCAACCGCTCCAACATCAGTTGACGATAATCAG CTTTGTCCAATTTGCCTCAGTAATACGAAAGATATGGCCTTTAACTGTGGGCATCAGACATGCTGTGAATGCGGAGAAAGCCTGGAGACATGTCCGATATGTAGGAGTTCAATTCAGATGAGAATAAAGCTCTACTAA